In the genome of Raphanus sativus cultivar WK10039 chromosome 4, ASM80110v3, whole genome shotgun sequence, one region contains:
- the LOC108851984 gene encoding serine/threonine-protein kinase ZRK7 — MLRLFKRKKKKKKKEEEIHFQKNGSLLLEELVASSGGTYNPIFTFSSHQILQATNNFDWNYIISEDRFVWYRGTIQNRPVLIKKYQDCSLFDADNFYRDITVSSLMSSHKNVLKILGCCLEFQHPVLVCEYPENGALNCIKRARDGATRPFPWNARLRIAKEIAEAVTYLHTEFPRTIIHRDLKLANIFLDESLTAKLSSFSLSVLIPEGESSVNDMVCRTSSYIEPEYLNTGLVTENVDIYSLGIIMLILLTGKSEYTSEVAVYLPVLPVYVGKLLGKGLLTKMIDPSLLESVSGNISDHVRMQMEAFIELAFRCVRFGPGEDELHMIDVAKELKKIEKHA; from the coding sequence ATGTTGCGTTTgttcaagaggaagaagaagaagaagaagaaagaagaagagattcattTCCAGAAGAATGGGAGCTTGTTGTTGGAGGAACTCGTTGCATCTTCAGGAGGTACATACAACCCCATCTTTACATTTTCTTCCCACCAAATCCTTCAAGCCACAAACAACTTCGACTGGAACTACATAATCTCCGAAGACAGGTTCGTATGGTACAGAGGCACGATCCAAAACAGACCCGTGCTGATCAAGAAATACCAAGACTGTTCCCTTTTCGACGCTGACAACTTCTACCGTGACATCACCGTTTCATCTTTGATGAGTAGCCATAAGAACGTTCTCAAGATCTTAGGCTGCTGTCTAGAGTTTCAACACCCCGTTCTCGTGTGTGAATACCCGGAGAACGGAGCTTTAAACTGTATAAAACGTGCCAGGGATGGAGCCACAAGACCGTTTCCTTGGAACGCAAGGTTGAGGATTGCTAAGGAGATAGCAGAAGCTGTGACCTATCTTCATACCGAGTTCCCAAGAACTATAATACATAGAGATTTAAAGCTTGCAAATATCTTCTTGGATGAGAGTTTGACTGCTAAGCTCTCTTCTTTCAGTCTCAGTGTACTGATCCCAGAAGGAGAATCGAGTGTAAACGACATGGTTTGCAGGACATCAAGCTATATCGAGCCGGAGTATCTCAATACAGGTTTGGTTACCGAGAATGTAGATATCTATAGCCTTGGGATCATCATGCTAATCCTTTTGACAGGAAAGTCTGAATATACTTCGGAAGTTGCTGTTTATCTTCCTGTATTGCCTGTCTATGTTGGTAAGTTGCTGGGCAAAGGTCTGTTGACTAAAATGATAGACCCGTCGCTGTTGGAAAGCGTGAGTGGCAACATCTCTGACCATGTAAGAATGCAAATGGAAGCATTCATTGAGCTTGCTTTTAGATGTGTAAGATTTGGACCAGGAGAAGATGAGCTTCACATGATAGACGTTGCTAAAGAACTCAAGAAGATAGAGAAGCATGCCTGA